The sequence below is a genomic window from Acetivibrio clariflavus DSM 19732.
GTTGAAGGAAGTTCAATCCATAAGAGAACATTATGCTAGCTATGGAGAAAAAGTTCCTAAAGCATTGATAGCTCAGTTGGATGCATTAGAACAACGTTTGAAAGAAAGCAACTAAGATTTTACAATATAAACCGGATGACAGTTTTGATTTGTCATCCGGTTTGTTTATTTATACAGGCAAAAGAAAAAATAGTTATGAACAGAAATATTTAAGTATAAAAAGACATATTCCTAAAGTCCAAAGATAAAAGGCGAAAATAGAAAAATAGGGAAATATAAAAAACAAAATTACTCCTAAGACTATGGATATCAGCCCCGATAATGAAAGCTTGTTTTGATGGCTATAAGCATTGAAAATGGAGTGTTGTCTGAAATGCTCATAGGGTAATTGCTTTATGTACAGCAAGTCCTTTGTTTTTGTAAAAGCAGGTATGTAACCGATTAGCCCGCGAGCATAGATTTCCATCCATACATCTTTGGAGAGAGCAGGATTGTCTAAAGAATCGCTTTGTGCGATATATCTAATTCTATTGTTGTTAATTAAAGAGTTTGAACTTAAGCTCGGAACTAATCCTCTAACGTATATGCGATTTCTTTTTTTTAAGTGAATAGTTTTAATTACACCTTTTCCAGGAGGTGCAATGTACATAAAAGTATTCTCGCCCAGTGTTGCTGTATAGGGAGTGAATTTGTTCGGACAAATATATGAATTTGCGTCAATGTAACAGCGGAATCCATGCTTATCGTATATTTTCAGCCATAAGCGGCCTTTATTGTATATTTTGGAAACCAAATAGACCTTGTCATACCTTTTTAGACATATTTTGATTTCGGAACTGAAATCGGGTTTCTCATAGCATAATAAGTTGTCCTCCATTACGAAGCAGTAGTTATCAAGGTCTATAAGTTTGGTCTTGCTGTTGATGAAACCAATAAAAAAATTATCTTCAAGGACTTCGATCCACTGCTGATCGTTTTCCCAAGATGAATATCCAAGATCAATTATTCCACCATCTCTTATTTTTTTTACAGTGGAATAAGAAAAGCCTTTTCCACTATATACATAAGTACCACCGATGACCATCTTTTTCATTGTATGCATTACCTCACAAAGTTTGGTAAACATCTTATATTTTACCATAATTTTTGTTGGGTGTATATATGAATATCTATAATAATTGATAAAAAGTTATATTTGTTATAAATTGAAT
It includes:
- a CDS encoding DUF4118 domain-containing protein, with the translated sequence MKKMVIGGTYVYSGKGFSYSTVKKIRDGGIIDLGYSSWENDQQWIEVLEDNFFIGFINSKTKLIDLDNYCFVMEDNLLCYEKPDFSSEIKICLKRYDKVYLVSKIYNKGRLWLKIYDKHGFRCYIDANSYICPNKFTPYTATLGENTFMYIAPPGKGVIKTIHLKKRNRIYVRGLVPSLSSNSLINNNRIRYIAQSDSLDNPALSKDVWMEIYARGLIGYIPAFTKTKDLLYIKQLPYEHFRQHSIFNAYSHQNKLSLSGLISIVLGVILFFIFPYFSIFAFYLWTLGICLFILKYFCS